The Lonchura striata isolate bLonStr1 chromosome 11, bLonStr1.mat, whole genome shotgun sequence DNA segment GGCTACTCTGGAATGTGAATCCTGATTTTATATGCAGGAACTGTACTATGAGAACACTTACCCTGTACAATCAACTTCACATTTTCATTTGATTGCTCTGCCTTCTTCCTCAACCATAGGGCTTGCTTTGGGAAACACTGCTTGCCTGTCGCAGTGACACGTGGGGCtacaagtaaaaataaatctagCTTAGATTACTTCTCCCCCAGCATTCATTGCAATATGAGAATTATATTATTTCTAGTTGTTTCTAGTTGTTGGTGCCAACATAATTTGTTCCTTTTGCCACACACCATTCTGTCAGTAAAGAAATAACAAATGCAAGTGGGACAGGAGAGGAATACAAATTGTCAAAGTCATTTCTAGCCTGATAGCCTCAGACAGCCTGCATATGTGAGTATGGCAGAATTGAAGTAGTGTAAGCAGTTAGAAGTGTTCTGGCTCTTAAGTCACAGAGGTATCAATAGTCCTAGAAAAACAGTTAAGACTGGGAGGCCGTGATTTTTCTACAGAGTAGGGATTTTGTCCATGGTGCTCAGCTAAGCAAGAGCCTAAGCTTAGATACCATCCCAGTTTTGAAGCTTAATGCCAGTTCAGAATACTCAGAAAATGTAATTCTTTTGACTGTGATGTGTAGACTTGTTGCTATGGTGAATTTTGTCTTCAGTGTGCATTTCAGTTCCACTTTTAAAAAACTATCAGGCATGCAGAAGGCAACAGTACAACACCTATAGGTATAAAAGGTAGAAGAACAAAGTTCACCACAGTTTGAATGGAAGAAGTGACAATAATGTAAAGTAGTTTTGGAACATCACCTAAAATGTGTAAATATACTGTCCACCCAGCTGCTAGCAATGAAGTGTTtgatttttcactttgttttccGCTTGTCTTTGTCCTTAGCATATGATGTATTTAGTTAGAGTTCCTGCAGCCTTGCTTCCAACATGATGTGTGTGAGGGCTCCAGTTGGGGTACAGGGgaccccaggcagggcaggggcatGGGGCAAAGCGTGTCTGTCCTGGGCTCACCTTGTGCTAAGAATACCCACAAGGCATTGCTGCTCAGAGTGTTCGACTGCAGCTTGGCAAAGCACTGGGTACTCTGGTTTCATTTGAATTTTTACACTAGTTTGAGATAGGAGATTTAAAGCAGCATGACTTTGAAAAGATGATTTGCTGCAATACTGTTAAACTTGTAAAATCCCGTTTGTGCAACAAAAGAACATCTTTTTGTTCTGGATTTTTGCAGGTTTCTCGATTGCTAGGTGCTTTCAAAAGCCAAAAAAAGGTGACCAGAAGTTTTGGTAATGCTGTGAGTATAATagtcccatttttttctttttaagaagtTTCTCAATAGGCAGGTTTGAAAATTTATAAGATCACTGTTGTTATTCTTATGTTCCCAAAAAATAAGGGCCAAACAAGTGAACATACATGCTCTTAATGACGTCCTGGATTTATATCAGTTAATAACTGTCATTGGCAATTGCATATCAATGTGAGACTATAAAAGACTCTAGCAAAAAATAGAAGTAGTGTGGAAAGTTTTCACAAAATACAGACATAAGCCAGTCTTCTGGAATTCATCTGAGAATGAGTAAAAAATATTGTGCAAAGTAGAAAGATTGTTGAGAAgcttctgattttctttcttttgcagaCTTCCCTCTAAGCACTAGATTTACTTTACTGCTGCTATTAGAACTCCTTGCATCTAAAATTCTGCCTTTTCAAGGTCCTCTTTAAACTATCTTAGACGTTGTGTGTTTCACTGTAGATATTTTACCTTCTTTTTTATGTATGTGTTTGAAGTGCCCATGGGCATTCTTTTTGGtgaaggcaggagcagggctcagcaCCCTTAAGCAGGACTTAATCTTAAAGAGGAACTGTGGCTTTTCATGATAAGTTTTGTAGAACAGCAGGTACAACAGTTAGAAAAGAAACTGAAGGGTCACTTATACAATATGAAAATCAGAAGGTGATGCCTCCCTGGTTCTATTGAAAACACAAGACTTTCAGGCTCAGGTggagccctgcagtgctgtCAGACAGCACTATACTACTCTCAAGGCATTTATTTCATAAGTGGCTCAGCAGTAGTGTTCTTTTATCTGAAGCTCTGTTTTTTTGTTGTACACGGTGGATTTCTTTGGCTCAAACGTTAGAAAATCAATCAGTCAATATTTATTGAAATTCTGGCATGTGATTGATTCTGTTGGAGTTTTTCAAATTATGTATGAGAGCTGCCTTTTTTGTAGGTAATAATAAGCCCATAAAAACTGTTGGAtctctttaaataaaacaaaatgagcTGAAGCACGTACCCTTAGAAGAGTGATCAtaattcattttcttcttcaaagaAGAATACATTCTTCCCCTGCTATTTGTTGAGCCTGggctgtgtattttttttacttgcttGATGAtgataaaacaaacaaaagtgaGAGCATTATGAGAGGTAAATAAGTTGGTATTGTTTAAAATGGGTGTGAAATTTTTAGGAGGTCACTTGAGAAGTTTAGCTTGGcatgacctttttttttaaggtgaatCTAGCTGTTCACACACGTAATTATTTCTAGCATGTGTCAGTATCGTGCAGCATGTTGACAATATTGTAGACATATGTGGAACAGAGCCATAACTAGGTAATACAACTTGCTGTCCAGAAGTCCAGAGGAATACATGCTACGTTTATTAATTTCAAGGAGTACTGAGCAGGAATCTGCCTTTCACATTTAGCCTCTGTTTTGAAGTAGGAAGAGGTAGTAGGtgaatttttaaacaattcTCTCAAAACATTTGCACACTCCCTTGGAAAGCAAGCCAGTCCTCACTTCTGTCCAAGACTGCTGTTCTTCATAGTGAATATTTGGtaaaggaaaatttattttgttttccaataGTTACTTGGTTCCTACAACACATGAAGATGTTTTCTATGTAGAAAACAAACATTCATTTGTTGTACTACTGATATTTCTTTACCTAGGTCCAAACAGTAACTTTAATCCCAGGAGATGGCATAGGACCCGAGATTTCTGCTGCTGTCATGAAGATCTTTGATGCTGCCAAAGTAAGTCATATTTGTCTTGCTATAAGATTTGCAAATTGAACTACAGCAACAAATATTAATTaggcatattttaaaaagcttaaaatctcttttaagagattaaataatatttaagctATTAAAACTTCTTTCCAGTAGAAAGAGTTTGAAGCTTCAGCTGATAAATGACAGGAATGTGATACCAAGGCACACATTGAAACTGTTAGCTGACAGAAGAGTAGAGACTTGAGAGCAAATGCTGTGTTTGATTTCTGGAAATATGAACTCAATGTCATGTGAAATCACCTTGTTGATGTAGTAATCCTGAGCAACTGACAGAGAATATTCTTTCATTTATTATGACTTCAAGTGCAGCTCAAAAGTGTGTGTGAAAGCACTGGCTCACTTTAGCAATCCAATTGCTGTGCTGCCAAACACATTAACTTCAGTGATATGAAAACTTACTGTATCCAAGAACTGTTCTCTTACCTATCTGAGAAACCACCAGACCTTGTCAAGTTTCCTTTAAAGGAAATACAGCTCTTCAGGCAAGATGCCTGTTAAATTGTTCCACATTAGTAACAACACCCAGGCATATTCCCTTTTTATTACAACTATCCAACGTGGATTTGAAAACATGATGTTTCTTTAATGATGTTGTATCTTTTAATTTGTGTATGATTCATTTGTGTATAGTCATTCCTAATGAAACGAATGGGTGGCAGCCTGTCTCCACTTAGAGTACTGTGGTGAATGCAAATTCGGAAAGCATTGTGAAGCATGTGCAGATTTTCAGTGAGATAACAGATACATATCTGTGTCATACACAATCTTCCAGTCAGTGGGGATGATGCATCCTCAGTGAATTCAGCTTTAAAATGTTGTCTATTGTATACAAGGAACTCAACAGCTCTAAAACCTTTAAAGAAATAGCACTTACGTATATAACATCTAGGGTGCCATTGTGATATTTATGGTGATTTGCTGCTCACAATATTTCACTTCCACTTacttaattacatttttcaaaaatgaCTTTAGTTCAAACATCTCATGCTTACTTTCAGTCACCAGAGAAAATACTATTTAGAAAGGCCTGGACAAAATTCCTTACACACCTTCTTGTGAAAGTTAAAACTCGAAGCAAAGTCATGACACTAAAGTTAACATAGAGTATGTCTGTTTAGGCACCTATTCAGTGGGAAGAGAGGAATGTTACAGCTATCCAAGGACCAGGAGGGAAGTGGATGATACCCCCAGAAGCCAAAGAATCCATGGATAAAAACAAAATGGGattaaaaggtattttaggggTTAATACACAGATATTAAGTACTGTTATGTTTATCATGAGTTTGATGTAAAGCCAAAGTTCTTCCTCTGTAGCACAATAAAACATGGACAGCCTGTCAGGTAGTTGTCTGTAATCCTGGAACAGTCCTTGCAGGAAAGGTTCATGCAATTTCCAAGCTGTAAGTTTGAAAGTTATTGTAGTTGAAATTGGGTACATAACAACCTTTGGACTCTCTGCAGAAGGCATTTCTAAGATATACAATAGTATGCAATAATTACACTACTAATGGACAGTTTTAATGAATGTTTTAATGAATATGTTTTGTAAAATCTGTTCTGTAAAAATGTAAGGCTTGCAGTTTGGCCTTTACCCAACTAATGAATGTGCCTGAGCAGTAGCTGACAGAACAGAGAATTCCCCTGGCATTCCAGCATAAGGGTTAAACAGGAATTTGGAGATCCTTTGCAGGAGTCCCACTTTACCTAGAGTTTCAGCACACAGATCCATGGAggggtttattttctcattcatccttttttttcctctagggCCTCTAAAGACCCCAATTGCTGCAGGGCACCCTTCAATGAATCTGCTGCTGCGTAAAACCTTTGACCTTTACGCCAACGTGCGTCCGTGCGTGTCCATCGAGGGCTATAAAACGCCCTACACGGACGTGAACATCGTCACCATCCGCGAGAACACCGAGGGCGAGTACAGTGGCATCGAGCACGTGGTGGGTGCCTcagctgctgccttctgctGCCTGTTTCAGCACTGCTAACTTTGCCCATCACTGGGgttcagtgagatttttttttacatttggcACCCATAAGAAAGTTCCTCCATTGTGAAATGCATTCTGCCTcactcaaaattctgctgcttgGTTCCAAATGGGAAGAatgaacttggactgctgatgCACTTCCTGTCTTTCAGATTGTTGATGGGGTTGTGCAAAGCATCAAGCTGATCACAGAGGAAGCCAGCAAGCGCATTGCAGAGTTTGCTTTTGAGTATGCCAGAAACAATCAGAGAAGCCACGTGACTGCTGTGCACAAGGCAAATATTATGTATGTTGACATTTCTTTCGAGAAAAACGAaaagaaaatccccaaaaatataATCATAAATAACTGCTTAAATCTTATTCAAATGTGAAACTTCTGCTGATGGCAGTGGGAGTCAGTGAAATGGGACAAATTCAAGTAAATGCCTCCTAAGAAAAATGGGCAATGCTGATATTGACAGGGCTGAGATAATTGTGTACCAGTGTTCTTATTAGCAAGTTTGTACTAATCATTCCTCTCAAAACTCTTATTTTAAAACTGAGAATGAAAGTATCTGGTGTCTTTTGCAGTTTCCACACCGCTTTATACTGATCTGAGACATAACACATATTATGTGTTATAAACCTAAAACATATTATGTATGACATCACCTTCACAAATTTGTTTAAACCTTCCATAAATGAATATTAGTAATTCTGAGAATTAATGTATGCTGTTTAAGCTActgatacagaaatattttaggaGGGATAAATAGTCACAAAACAAGTTTCTGAATTCTAATTAAATCCTTGTTGCAGGCAATTTTCTTTATCTCCAGTAATGCTTCCTTACAATAACTGCAATATTCTCTTGATTGTCTAATTGCAGGAGAATGTCTGATGGGCTTTTCTTGAGAAAATgcagggaggcagcagaaaACTGTAAAGATATTAAATTTAATGAAATGTATCTGGATACTGTATGTCTGAATGTGAGTATTTATGTTTTAgttgtggttatttttttttttttcgttttaATTCTTAACCAGAATGAATTAACTTAACCTGAATGAATTCTCAACCTTCCTTCTAGATGGTTCAAGATCCATCTCAATTTGATGTGCTTGTTATGCCAAACTTGTACGGTGACATCCTCAGGTATGGAGATTTCAATTTAAAGTCCCAACATGTAAAATACTGACACTTTCCCAACAGCCATTGAGGGCACATGCAAGCCATATCATCTTATGCACTCAGACTTCTTAACAGACATTAACTGCTTCAATTATTAATATACTAATAGGAGAGGCTATATGATGGGAATGtactttctattttaaaaagtctggTTTTGTTTATGGAGGCTATGAATATTGTTCATATGGGACAGAGTGAAATGTCTCAAAATGTGTGAAGAACATAATGGCTTACATTGTAATAGAGAATGAATGCCTGGTTAGATATTAGAGAAAAACTTTATTATCCTCAGCACTAAAACAGATTGTGTAGTGTGACTGTGGGACTATGATGTACAAAGGGAGCTCATACTACATTTAAATCAGTCTCCATAGTCACTGAAGAACTAAATTTGTGGCCTCTTAATATTCTGCCAGCTCTTGGTTTATGTATTACTTTTCCTTActgtgaaattaaattttttatttgaataacATTAGTACTAGAGGTTCTTTGTGTCTTGAAGGCAAAACCTATCAGCACACATTTTCCATTCTGTAAAATTATTAGGTAGAGTGTAAATTCCATTAAAGACCTGTAAAATGAAGTGTTTTAATCTGAACTATTAAGTGTATTATGTAATACAGTTTCTTCTCACAACTCTAAGGAGAGATTGAGAAAAGTGCTTGaactggaatttttattttcaagtttgACTATTCACATGTTAGAATCCATCTCCTGGTTTGGTACAAATACTAAATTTAACGGTAACTTACGTATAAGAAATGGTTCTTAAGCTTCTCTTAAAACATCACTCTCTCTGTGATAAGGCTGTGCACGCTATGAAAAATCAGATACTTACTAATGCCTCTTGTTTTAAGAATTGGTGAAGGTGTGCACAGGGCCCTCACAGCAGCTCTTACTGTGTGAGTATTAGCTAAAAGAGATCATATCAGAGGAGTCTCATCATCAGTACCATTTCAGAGAGTTAATTATCACCcattttaaagttctcatagaaattccattaaaaatttcATCATTCTAAAACTTTGCAATAAATTTGAGTCTGTTGTTGAAGAGGACACTGTTGCCACTGGGTGAGGTCTCACCTGCTGCTCTAAAAGTATGAACAAAATGCCAAGTAGCTTCCTTAGACTGAATCCATCTGAATAGGCAGAAGACAATCTCTTCTCTTTAAGCATTAAATATTTAGTGACAAATGCAGACTGTAGTCAGTTTTTCCCCAGACCTTTTGTAACTTAAAGTGGTTTATTTTAGCTTAAAATATTAAGCTAAAATAATGACTGCAAAGTCATCCAAATTTTTCTCCTTGTTAGTTCTAAGCTAAGGACTAACTTAGTTTAGTATGAGCCAAGTTTGTAGGCAGTAATTATGTGTGGATGTGAAAATAACGGAGTTTTAAGAGCTTTGTTAATCAGTGTGTTCAGCTTGTATGATGACAATATTGTCATTCCCCATGTTAATTTTGGTGGAAACCAATGCTTATATCTGATGATCTGCTAATGTCAGACTTGTGACCTGCAGGCTGTTGActaaaaaggggaaaagctAGTCTGGTGTCACTTGGAAAATGTTCCTTAAGCTGCACACAGTACACTACAAAACAACCAGTAACTCACCTACCTGAGCAAAATTCCTCCACATTTTTTAGAAGGAATTTACATATGAAAAGTAGTTCTGGGCCCCTACAGAGGAAGTAAGATTTTTGTATAATTACAGGGAACTGTATATAACAATTAATTTTTGAGACTTCTACACATATGCTGTGCTGCTAGTACTTCTTGTTGTGCCTGTGTCTTT contains these protein-coding regions:
- the IDH3A gene encoding isocitrate dehydrogenase [NAD] subunit alpha, mitochondrial is translated as MAATVWMPTVSRLLGAFKSQKKVTRSFGNAVQTVTLIPGDGIGPEISAAVMKIFDAAKAPIQWEERNVTAIQGPGGKWMIPPEAKESMDKNKMGLKGPLKTPIAAGHPSMNLLLRKTFDLYANVRPCVSIEGYKTPYTDVNIVTIRENTEGEYSGIEHVIVDGVVQSIKLITEEASKRIAEFAFEYARNNQRSHVTAVHKANIMRMSDGLFLRKCREAAENCKDIKFNEMYLDTVCLNMVQDPSQFDVLVMPNLYGDILSDLCAGLIGGLGVTPSGNIGANGVAIFESVHGTAPDIAGKDMANPTALLLSAVMMLRHMGMHKYATKIESACFDTIKDGKILTKDLGGNAKCSEFTEEICRRVRDKD